One Polyangiaceae bacterium genomic window carries:
- a CDS encoding MFS transporter: protein MVNAPTHERFVVLPKRWVGERTFGWFANYRILSKNTSELTNRPSGYFSRNDIIDAQTLDDPCRRTQGAPKILINTLSGQDKSNQQRLPGSLRSYLAIVALFALGNSSDAFLLLRARDLGVSVASLPVLWTVFHVAKLVSSYIGGDWSDRIARPKLIVSGWVLYAMTYLAFGVATRNWHAWALFIVYGIYYGLTEPAEKALVKELAPPAVRGRAYGMYNFIMGASAVPAGVLTGWLWQTWSPLVALATGAAIATASSMALIVWSSSSDRLPANE from the coding sequence ATGGTCAACGCACCGACGCATGAAAGATTCGTCGTTTTGCCCAAACGATGGGTCGGCGAACGAACCTTCGGTTGGTTCGCAAACTACCGCATCCTCAGCAAGAATACGAGCGAACTCACGAATCGGCCAAGCGGATATTTTTCTCGCAATGACATCATTGATGCTCAGACGCTTGACGACCCCTGCAGACGAACGCAAGGAGCCCCGAAAATCCTGATCAACACCCTCTCAGGGCAGGACAAGAGCAATCAGCAACGGCTGCCCGGATCGCTGCGCAGCTACCTCGCAATCGTTGCCCTCTTTGCGCTTGGCAATTCGTCCGATGCCTTTTTGCTCCTCCGTGCGCGTGATCTCGGCGTGTCGGTAGCGTCGTTGCCCGTGCTCTGGACGGTTTTCCACGTAGCAAAGCTCGTGAGCTCCTACATCGGCGGCGATTGGTCCGATCGCATTGCGCGCCCGAAGCTCATCGTCTCCGGGTGGGTGCTTTATGCGATGACGTATCTTGCATTCGGTGTGGCAACTCGAAATTGGCACGCGTGGGCACTCTTCATCGTGTACGGCATTTATTATGGTCTCACCGAGCCAGCCGAAAAGGCGCTCGTCAAGGAGCTAGCGCCGCCTGCGGTCCGTGGGCGAGCATACGGCATGTACAATTTCATCATGGGAGCGAGCGCGGTTCCGGCCGGCGTTTTGACGGGATGGCTTTGGCAGACTTGGAGTCCGCTCGTCGCGCTCGCCACTGGCGCCGCCATTGCTACAGCCTCGTCGATGGCGCTGATCGTATGGTCGAGCTCATCGGACCGACTGCCCGCAAACGAATAA
- a CDS encoding HAMP domain-containing histidine kinase has protein sequence MRSVKTERRSSTLMGRVARVAALAALGGGFFAALAALILAEIKVEHAEDRRLTEEASEIVFEVSRLSDAELLEHVEKETEELERVNLRFAVHRGEVFFGGDANLPRLEYGCVTNDVRLCVVKDGPWSCVVAADDAPTLGLAFMVTILGGAAIIAALLGALTSRRLARWAIEPLVRLGERLGDAPMDQATDLGADDGVIEIDTLRKTLRDLLDRRADALRSARLFAAGAAHELRTPLTTLSGELQLLGEESHAPSIQDRIAALQSSTAHIVELVERLLVFARVGAAEAAEAMRHDAVELGDVLEQVCRRASRNVMGRLTYEPRAMPVVRGDESLLSVLFDNAVNNAILHASPADVRVVLDEQDGDVFVDVIDEGPGIDPRERVRLFEPFQRGTATRPGAGLGLALVGQIARAHGGEAVFVDAAGGGAHLRVRLPPWAPRPAKA, from the coding sequence ATGCGCTCGGTAAAGACTGAGCGGCGTTCGAGTACGCTCATGGGGCGCGTCGCGCGCGTTGCGGCATTGGCCGCATTGGGTGGCGGCTTTTTTGCGGCTCTTGCGGCGTTGATTCTCGCCGAAATCAAGGTCGAGCATGCGGAGGATCGGCGTTTGACTGAAGAAGCAAGCGAAATCGTATTCGAAGTTTCGCGACTTTCCGATGCCGAGCTTCTCGAGCACGTCGAAAAGGAAACCGAGGAACTCGAGCGTGTGAATTTACGTTTTGCAGTTCATCGAGGAGAGGTTTTCTTTGGCGGAGACGCAAATTTGCCGCGACTCGAATACGGTTGTGTGACGAACGATGTGCGCCTATGCGTCGTGAAAGACGGCCCGTGGTCTTGTGTCGTGGCCGCGGATGATGCTCCAACACTGGGACTTGCATTCATGGTGACCATCCTTGGCGGAGCGGCAATCATCGCCGCATTGCTCGGCGCATTGACGAGTCGCCGACTCGCGCGGTGGGCCATAGAGCCGCTGGTTCGTCTAGGCGAACGGCTCGGTGATGCTCCAATGGACCAAGCGACGGATCTCGGAGCGGACGACGGCGTAATCGAAATCGATACATTACGAAAAACGTTACGTGACTTGCTCGATCGGCGCGCCGACGCATTGCGATCGGCACGATTGTTTGCGGCCGGAGCCGCGCATGAATTGCGAACTCCATTGACGACTCTTTCGGGGGAGTTGCAACTTTTGGGCGAAGAGTCTCATGCTCCTTCCATTCAAGATCGAATCGCTGCGCTTCAATCTTCGACGGCGCATATCGTGGAGCTCGTCGAGCGGCTGCTCGTCTTCGCGCGCGTAGGAGCCGCAGAGGCCGCAGAGGCCATGCGGCACGACGCTGTCGAGCTAGGCGATGTCCTCGAGCAGGTTTGTCGCCGAGCTTCTCGAAACGTCATGGGACGGTTGACGTACGAGCCTCGCGCAATGCCTGTCGTGCGCGGCGATGAATCGCTTTTATCGGTGTTATTTGATAATGCCGTAAACAATGCGATTTTGCATGCGTCACCGGCTGACGTACGTGTCGTGCTCGACGAGCAAGACGGGGACGTCTTCGTCGATGTCATCGACGAGGGGCCGGGAATCGATCCTCGAGAGCGCGTTCGTTTATTCGAACCATTTCAACGGGGAACGGCAACCAGACCGGGCGCTGGGCTTGGGCTTGCGCTCGTTGGGCAGATCGCGCGAGCGCATGGAGGTGAGGCCGTGTTTGTCGATGCTGCCGGTGGTGGCGCGCATCTTCGGGTGCGACTGCCGCCATGGGCACCAAGGCCCGCGAAAGCGTGA
- a CDS encoding STAS/SEC14 domain-containing protein: MDKVVETHCGNQSITFEAPDLLVVTLRGEVTRQEIRDLHAARDALTAGLEQVLLLCCLRDLERVSMAAGRGLAEKADPRVRAIALVNASYRTQILAQMAIRSAQLFTRLHTRLHFAETEESARAWLAQVRTTT, translated from the coding sequence ATGGATAAAGTTGTCGAAACACATTGCGGTAATCAGTCCATTACCTTTGAGGCCCCCGACCTCTTGGTGGTGACGCTGCGCGGCGAGGTGACGCGTCAGGAGATCCGGGATCTCCACGCTGCGCGCGACGCGCTCACCGCTGGCCTTGAGCAGGTCCTGCTCCTGTGTTGCCTGCGTGATCTCGAGAGAGTCTCTATGGCCGCCGGCCGGGGGTTGGCAGAAAAAGCCGATCCGAGGGTGCGAGCCATCGCACTCGTCAACGCGAGCTATCGGACCCAGATCTTGGCGCAAATGGCCATCCGTTCCGCTCAGCTCTTCACAAGACTCCATACCCGCCTCCACTTCGCCGAGACGGAGGAAAGCGCACGCGCATGGCTCGCGCAAGTGCGGACCACGACGTAA
- a CDS encoding efflux RND transporter permease subunit: MQSLIKTCLQQRVVVLALALAMVIFGAWRVQRIPIDVFPEFAPPRVEVQTEAPGLSSQEVETLVTDPLERALEGVPFVQALRSKSVSGLSSVVLLFDQGTDVLQIRQLVQERLSRAATQLPAVARAPVMMPPLSSTSRIMKIGLTSATKDQMALTDLARWVVRPRLLAVQGVANVAIWGERPRQLQVVVDPARLRDNRVGLDEVQNTVRNAVVPASGGFVDTPQQRLGVTLHPGATTPEELAEATIHRPNLASIPLGEIADVREGAPPPIGDAIINDQPGLLLIVEKQPWGNTLEVTRNVEAALEALRPGLPDVDVDPAIFRPASFVERALHNLGEALLLGCVLVIVVLGAFLYDLRTAFISVVAIPTSLLAAALAMQSVMGTIDTMALAGLAVALGEVVDDAIIDVENVLRRLTLERQKPNPRSPLEVVLEASLEVRSAVVHATAIVILVFVPVYFLDGLAGAFFRPLALAYVLSILASLAVALTLTPAMCLVLLPNALEKRRESPIAQRLRGVILPHVQKFLKKPRRVLAVTLASLVASLAAVPFLGESFLPDFKENDFLMHWVAKPGTSLEELRRTTILASKELRQIEGIHHFGSHLGRAEAADEVVGANFAELWISVDPKVDLTRALEQVQHVVDGYPGLQRDVQTYLHERMKEALSGGSGSLVVRIQGHDLAALRDEAAAAARELGTISGATNIKVEQQVLIPQIDVHLSPDALRQAGLSAADVQQHLRTVLQGTRVGEVVDGGQIREVVVIGESKLRTDVSALKNLVVVSPLGTETRLGDIASIAITPAPNVVQHEAGQRRIDVSCDAAGTDLGTVAKRAREKIAALPMAAGHHAELVGEYAARTEARRRLGILCLAALVGIFLVLHTEFRSLRLTTLVFATLPLALVGGVIAVTLTGGVISIGALVGFVTVLGIAARNGVMLVSHFLHLENEEGMAFGAELVLRGVGERLVPIAMTALATGLALVPLIMGGARPGQEIEMPMAVVILGGLVSSTLLNVFAVPCGYLLLRERERVETRV, from the coding sequence ATGCAATCGCTCATCAAGACTTGTCTCCAGCAGCGCGTCGTCGTGCTTGCCTTGGCCCTGGCAATGGTCATCTTCGGCGCGTGGCGCGTGCAACGGATTCCGATTGACGTTTTCCCGGAGTTTGCACCTCCACGTGTGGAAGTTCAAACCGAAGCGCCGGGATTATCGAGCCAGGAGGTCGAAACCTTGGTTACGGATCCCCTGGAAAGAGCCCTCGAAGGCGTGCCGTTCGTCCAGGCATTACGATCGAAATCCGTTTCGGGATTGTCGTCGGTGGTGTTGCTCTTTGATCAAGGCACGGATGTGTTGCAAATTCGGCAGCTCGTCCAGGAGCGTCTTTCTCGCGCGGCCACACAATTGCCGGCGGTTGCACGGGCGCCAGTAATGATGCCGCCATTATCGTCGACCAGTCGGATCATGAAGATTGGATTGACTTCGGCGACGAAAGATCAAATGGCGCTGACGGATCTAGCGCGTTGGGTCGTGCGGCCGAGGTTGCTTGCCGTTCAGGGTGTTGCGAATGTGGCGATTTGGGGCGAACGACCGCGCCAATTGCAAGTCGTCGTCGATCCGGCGCGGCTTCGAGACAATCGCGTGGGGCTCGACGAAGTGCAAAACACGGTACGAAATGCGGTGGTTCCGGCGAGCGGCGGGTTTGTCGATACGCCCCAGCAGCGACTTGGCGTCACCTTGCATCCGGGCGCGACGACGCCCGAGGAATTGGCGGAGGCGACGATTCACCGGCCAAACCTGGCGTCCATTCCGCTCGGAGAAATCGCGGATGTGCGCGAGGGTGCACCTCCACCCATTGGAGACGCGATCATCAATGATCAGCCGGGGCTTTTGCTCATTGTAGAAAAACAGCCTTGGGGCAATACGCTCGAGGTAACTCGGAACGTCGAAGCGGCGCTCGAAGCTTTACGGCCGGGTTTGCCCGATGTCGATGTGGATCCAGCCATCTTTCGTCCGGCGAGTTTCGTCGAGCGGGCGCTGCACAATCTTGGGGAAGCATTGCTGCTAGGTTGTGTGCTGGTCATTGTCGTATTGGGTGCATTTCTTTATGATTTGCGTACCGCTTTCATCAGTGTCGTGGCGATTCCGACATCGCTGCTCGCTGCGGCATTGGCCATGCAGTCGGTCATGGGGACGATCGATACGATGGCTCTGGCGGGATTGGCCGTCGCGCTTGGAGAAGTCGTCGACGATGCCATCATCGACGTGGAAAATGTTTTGCGTAGATTGACGCTCGAACGACAAAAACCAAATCCGCGGTCGCCACTCGAAGTGGTTTTGGAAGCTTCGCTCGAAGTGCGCAGTGCGGTCGTTCATGCCACCGCGATCGTGATTTTGGTCTTCGTACCGGTGTATTTTTTGGATGGATTGGCGGGAGCGTTTTTCCGGCCGCTGGCATTGGCATACGTACTGTCGATTCTCGCTTCGTTGGCTGTGGCGTTGACATTGACGCCAGCCATGTGCCTCGTGCTTTTGCCGAATGCTTTGGAAAAGCGGCGCGAATCGCCGATTGCGCAACGTTTGCGTGGAGTGATTTTGCCGCACGTCCAAAAATTCCTGAAAAAACCGCGGCGAGTTTTGGCGGTGACGCTGGCGTCATTGGTTGCATCGTTGGCGGCGGTGCCATTTCTTGGCGAATCGTTTCTGCCGGATTTCAAAGAAAACGATTTCCTCATGCATTGGGTGGCCAAACCGGGCACGTCGCTGGAAGAATTGCGGCGCACGACTATTTTGGCCAGCAAGGAATTGCGACAAATCGAAGGCATCCATCATTTCGGTTCGCACTTGGGGCGCGCAGAAGCTGCGGACGAAGTCGTGGGAGCAAATTTTGCCGAACTATGGATCAGCGTGGATCCGAAGGTCGATTTGACGCGCGCACTCGAGCAAGTGCAACACGTCGTCGATGGATATCCGGGTCTGCAAAGGGACGTGCAAACGTATTTGCACGAGCGCATGAAAGAGGCATTGAGCGGCGGATCGGGATCGCTCGTCGTGCGTATTCAGGGGCATGATTTGGCGGCGTTACGCGACGAAGCCGCGGCTGCGGCCCGGGAATTGGGAACGATCTCGGGAGCGACGAACATCAAAGTCGAGCAGCAAGTTCTTATCCCGCAAATCGACGTTCATCTTTCCCCAGATGCATTACGTCAAGCGGGCCTGAGCGCTGCCGATGTGCAGCAACATTTGCGCACGGTTTTACAAGGTACCCGGGTTGGAGAAGTCGTCGATGGGGGACAAATTCGCGAAGTGGTCGTGATTGGTGAGTCGAAATTGCGCACGGATGTATCGGCCTTGAAAAACCTGGTCGTGGTTTCACCATTGGGAACGGAAACTCGCCTTGGAGACATTGCGAGCATAGCGATCACGCCGGCGCCCAATGTCGTGCAGCATGAAGCGGGTCAGCGGCGCATCGATGTTTCTTGTGATGCAGCGGGCACGGATTTGGGAACGGTGGCCAAACGAGCACGTGAAAAGATCGCGGCTCTTCCCATGGCGGCGGGTCATCATGCCGAGCTGGTGGGAGAATATGCGGCGCGCACGGAAGCGCGGCGGCGTTTGGGTATTCTTTGCCTGGCGGCGCTGGTAGGCATTTTCCTCGTCCTGCATACCGAATTTCGTTCTCTGCGCCTCACGACGTTGGTTTTTGCGACGCTACCGTTGGCTCTGGTGGGAGGGGTCATTGCGGTGACCTTGACCGGAGGCGTGATTTCGATTGGGGCGCTCGTCGGGTTTGTCACGGTATTGGGCATTGCGGCTCGCAATGGCGTCATGCTCGTGAGTCATTTTTTGCACCTCGAAAATGAGGAGGGAATGGCATTTGGTGCGGAGCTCGTTTTACGCGGTGTTGGGGAAAGGCTCGTACCGATTGCGATGACGGCATTGGCGACGGGATTGGCACTGGTGCCGCTCATCATGGGGGGAGCGCGTCCCGGTCAGGAGATCGAAATGCCCATGGCGGTGGTGATCCTTGGGGGATTGGTGAGTTCGACGTTGCTGAATGTATTTGCGGTGCCGTGTGGGTATTTGCTGTTGCGTGAACGGGAGCGTGTCGAAACGCGGGTGTGA
- a CDS encoding HlyD family efflux transporter periplasmic adaptor subunit, with protein MRRDHFVLGKTFLGLVLLVVGCGRSGKTSGAAEPPAKSIPRPSETALTTVTLTADAEKRLGLEFGMVEKNAAATMISVPGEVIVPAGGALVLTAPFSATVSGSTLPKPGAIVKKGQTLLNLAPFAPPDRDVRAQAEKSVAIASAQLATVKTKVERLEKLLAEGGASEKQLQEAQAERDVLQAELGAAQKRLTTIRKAPLGADVSIALHSPRDGVVRSISVAPGQVVAAGAPLFEILGSPALWVRVSVYAGEAEFVVMESSAQISSVGRAASHANAVVALPVLAPPSADPLRSTVDFYYELPTDTKRRPGERIVAFLRTKQTAEQLVVPFSALVFDAGGGSWLYVETKEHAYERRRVDVVRIENGRAILALGPAVDTRIVRTGASELFGVEFGVGK; from the coding sequence ATGCGCCGTGATCATTTTGTTCTGGGAAAAACCTTCCTCGGGCTCGTTTTGCTCGTGGTGGGTTGTGGTCGTTCGGGAAAAACTTCGGGCGCGGCCGAGCCTCCGGCGAAGAGCATCCCGCGACCGAGTGAAACGGCATTAACGACGGTGACGCTCACGGCAGACGCCGAGAAAAGGCTCGGTCTAGAATTCGGGATGGTTGAAAAGAATGCTGCCGCAACAATGATTTCGGTGCCGGGTGAAGTCATCGTCCCCGCGGGTGGCGCGCTTGTTCTCACGGCGCCATTCTCGGCAACGGTGTCGGGATCCACGCTGCCCAAGCCCGGAGCGATCGTAAAGAAGGGACAAACGCTGTTGAACCTCGCGCCATTTGCGCCGCCCGATCGCGATGTTCGAGCGCAAGCCGAAAAATCCGTGGCCATTGCGTCGGCACAACTGGCAACCGTCAAGACCAAAGTCGAGCGTCTGGAGAAACTCTTGGCCGAAGGCGGAGCGAGCGAAAAACAGCTTCAAGAAGCACAGGCCGAACGCGATGTTTTACAAGCCGAGCTTGGAGCAGCGCAAAAACGTCTCACGACGATTCGTAAAGCGCCTCTCGGAGCGGACGTATCGATTGCCTTGCATTCACCGCGAGATGGTGTCGTGCGCAGCATTTCGGTCGCTCCGGGTCAAGTCGTTGCCGCAGGAGCGCCGCTCTTCGAGATCCTCGGTTCACCAGCGTTATGGGTTCGGGTTTCCGTGTATGCGGGGGAGGCCGAGTTTGTCGTTATGGAGAGTTCGGCACAGATTTCGAGTGTCGGTCGGGCAGCGAGCCATGCAAATGCGGTCGTTGCTTTGCCGGTTCTCGCTCCACCGTCTGCGGATCCCCTACGTTCCACCGTCGATTTTTATTACGAATTACCGACGGATACCAAACGTCGTCCCGGAGAACGAATTGTTGCGTTTCTTCGGACAAAGCAGACCGCGGAGCAACTCGTGGTTCCATTTTCGGCGCTCGTCTTCGATGCCGGAGGCGGCTCTTGGTTGTACGTGGAAACGAAAGAACACGCCTATGAACGGCGTCGCGTTGATGTTGTGCGAATCGAGAATGGGCGGGCGATTTTGGCACTGGGTCCCGCGGTAGACACACGCATCGTACGTACGGGAGCGTCGGAATTGTTCGGTGTAGAATTCGGAGTCGGCAAATGA
- a CDS encoding TetR/AcrR family transcriptional regulator, protein MDKTERRIELLRAARDVFATKGYHAAKIDDIVARAGVAKGTFYLYFSDKRSVFVELVDGLFSRLGAAILQVDPHADIEAQVKHNIRGIVAVLLDDPALTQLLLSFAPGLDPAFATKLRSFYDGVKQLLKTSLDEGQAMGIVGPGDTSMYATFTVGALKEILAECTGSGPVRPREQIVDELYRLLESGYLHGSKPAPVAKSPAKKGRGRG, encoded by the coding sequence ATGGACAAGACCGAGCGGCGCATCGAGCTGCTTCGAGCGGCGCGAGACGTATTCGCGACGAAGGGTTACCACGCGGCGAAAATCGACGACATCGTCGCGCGTGCAGGGGTCGCAAAGGGCACGTTTTATCTGTACTTCTCAGACAAACGTTCGGTGTTCGTCGAACTGGTCGATGGACTTTTCTCGCGTCTCGGCGCGGCGATCCTGCAAGTCGACCCGCATGCCGATATCGAAGCTCAAGTCAAGCACAACATTCGTGGCATCGTCGCGGTGCTGCTCGATGACCCGGCCTTGACGCAACTGCTGCTTTCGTTCGCACCGGGGCTGGATCCCGCGTTCGCTACAAAGCTACGGTCCTTTTACGATGGCGTGAAACAACTGCTGAAAACGAGCCTGGACGAAGGCCAAGCGATGGGGATCGTGGGGCCGGGAGATACGTCGATGTACGCGACGTTCACCGTGGGGGCGCTGAAAGAAATCCTCGCGGAATGCACGGGAAGTGGCCCGGTGAGGCCGCGAGAGCAGATCGTCGACGAGCTGTATCGCTTGCTCGAAAGCGGCTATTTGCACGGATCGAAGCCGGCGCCGGTAGCGAAAAGCCCGGCGAAGAAGGGGAGAGGGCGGGGTTGA
- a CDS encoding glutamine amidotransferase codes for MGQSKKIFIVKTGEPVPKVRERRGEFSDMIAETIGDAWSGGYSSFDARTDAPPDPREAAAFIITGSAANVPDRIDWMLRTEGYLREVVQMGVPTFGICFGHQILAQALGGEVRKNPRGREIGTRHIEKIEHDPIFDGIPEVFKASVTHVDTVARLPRGATVLAKNDLDDHHTIRFTETCYGVQFHPELDADVMRGYIEHRWETLEAEGLVVDELHRTIEECEHGRRTLLNFVRHVMVRRR; via the coding sequence ATTGGACAAAGCAAAAAAATTTTCATCGTCAAGACGGGCGAGCCCGTGCCGAAGGTGCGCGAGCGTCGAGGCGAATTCAGCGATATGATCGCCGAGACGATCGGGGATGCCTGGTCGGGCGGATATTCGAGCTTCGACGCGCGCACGGATGCGCCTCCGGACCCCCGTGAAGCGGCCGCGTTCATCATTACGGGATCGGCGGCGAACGTTCCGGATCGAATCGATTGGATGTTGCGAACCGAAGGTTATCTGCGTGAAGTCGTGCAGATGGGCGTGCCCACGTTCGGCATTTGTTTTGGCCACCAAATACTTGCTCAGGCGCTTGGTGGCGAGGTGCGGAAAAACCCGCGCGGACGCGAGATTGGCACGCGGCACATCGAAAAAATCGAGCACGATCCTATTTTCGACGGAATTCCCGAAGTTTTCAAAGCCAGCGTCACGCACGTGGATACGGTCGCCCGGCTGCCTCGAGGGGCCACCGTGCTTGCGAAAAATGATCTGGATGATCATCACACGATTCGGTTCACTGAAACTTGTTATGGCGTGCAATTTCACCCCGAGCTCGATGCCGACGTCATGCGCGGCTATATCGAGCATCGTTGGGAAACGCTCGAAGCGGAAGGTCTTGTCGTGGACGAGCTTCACCGGACCATCGAAGAATGCGAGCATGGTCGCCGCACGCTGCTGAACTTTGTGCGTCACGTCATGGTGCGCCGACGCTAA
- a CDS encoding TolC family protein, whose amino-acid sequence MREPSLPPGVRDVHALDEDGAVALALWNNAGFGAELAQLGTSRADLADAGALPNPMFSFLLPIGPRQLETTLLFPLAALIQRPFRIDAAKLDVERTARGLVQRGLDVARDARLAWIDAHAAKARMEAREELLRTWQNVAKVARARHEDGETAPLEALAADADARDAEDQLERAKTDFAMTTARLRLALGLAESPLGQGIGTVSSAVDERMALDEEALVKLALAARPDVRAAEISTEAAGARIGWEKSRVFTMLGRFDVKPLGSQGGPPLLPLPGAQLDIPIFNWNPGGIGRAEAELVMATLRYRQLRQTITTDIRVARLELTQALASLHRFRDEVLPLLERASTIALRSFEAGAESYVVVLEAMRRVGEARLRKIDLEAAVRRARAHLDRHVGRRQDAP is encoded by the coding sequence ATGCGCGAACCATCGTTGCCGCCCGGTGTTCGAGATGTCCATGCTCTGGATGAAGACGGCGCCGTTGCTCTCGCTTTGTGGAACAACGCAGGGTTTGGCGCGGAGCTGGCCCAGCTTGGAACGTCTCGCGCCGATTTGGCCGACGCAGGTGCCCTGCCAAACCCGATGTTCTCATTTCTTTTGCCGATTGGTCCGCGGCAGCTCGAAACGACTTTGCTCTTTCCGCTGGCCGCACTCATTCAGCGCCCCTTTCGTATCGATGCGGCAAAACTCGATGTGGAACGAACCGCGCGCGGCCTCGTGCAGCGGGGTCTCGACGTCGCGCGTGATGCACGTCTTGCTTGGATCGATGCTCATGCGGCGAAAGCACGAATGGAGGCTCGCGAAGAGCTGCTCCGCACGTGGCAAAACGTGGCGAAAGTCGCGCGAGCGCGGCATGAAGATGGCGAAACCGCACCTCTCGAAGCCTTGGCGGCAGACGCCGATGCGCGGGATGCCGAGGATCAACTCGAACGGGCAAAAACGGATTTCGCGATGACGACGGCGCGTTTGCGTCTCGCATTGGGTTTGGCGGAGAGTCCTCTTGGCCAGGGAATCGGCACGGTAAGTTCAGCGGTGGATGAACGCATGGCGCTCGATGAAGAAGCGTTGGTGAAATTGGCCCTTGCGGCTCGCCCCGACGTTCGCGCGGCCGAGATTTCGACGGAAGCGGCGGGGGCACGCATTGGTTGGGAAAAGTCACGCGTGTTCACCATGCTGGGCCGTTTTGACGTCAAACCGCTTGGCTCGCAAGGCGGTCCGCCTCTCCTCCCGCTTCCCGGAGCGCAACTCGACATTCCCATTTTCAACTGGAATCCAGGGGGAATTGGTCGAGCGGAAGCCGAGCTCGTCATGGCTACCCTGCGGTATCGCCAACTTCGACAAACCATAACGACGGACATCCGTGTCGCACGTCTCGAACTGACCCAAGCGCTCGCTTCATTGCATCGTTTTCGGGACGAAGTGTTGCCGCTGCTCGAACGCGCTTCGACGATTGCTTTGAGGAGTTTCGAAGCGGGCGCAGAATCGTATGTCGTCGTTCTCGAAGCAATGCGCCGTGTGGGGGAAGCTCGTTTGCGCAAAATCGACCTCGAAGCAGCCGTACGTCGAGCACGGGCCCATTTGGACCGCCATGTAGGGAGAAGACAAGATGCGCCGTGA
- a CDS encoding response regulator transcription factor, translating to MRVLIVDDQDEVLDLLARTLRRDGHEALTAATKQEALARLETCSVDVIVLDVALPDGSGIDVCRIIRGEGNGTPVLLLTAHAAVPERVAGLDAGADDFFGKPFAVSELRARIRALGRRGPELRPLEIRSGDAFLDFRARRAEKSGIEVPLTAREWSLIELLASRSGRFVARSEILDVVWSGDTEATASLEVLVGRIRRKLGDNILLTMRGHGYALGKD from the coding sequence ATGCGCGTGCTGATCGTCGATGACCAAGACGAAGTGCTGGATCTTTTGGCGCGAACCTTACGCCGTGACGGGCATGAAGCGCTCACGGCAGCGACGAAACAGGAAGCTCTAGCCAGACTCGAAACATGTTCGGTGGATGTCATCGTTCTCGACGTCGCTTTGCCGGATGGTTCGGGAATCGATGTTTGTCGAATCATTCGTGGTGAAGGTAATGGCACACCAGTGCTGTTGTTGACTGCTCATGCGGCTGTTCCGGAGCGAGTTGCGGGCCTCGATGCGGGCGCGGATGATTTTTTTGGCAAACCATTTGCCGTTTCCGAATTGCGCGCTCGTATTCGAGCTCTGGGTCGTCGGGGACCCGAGTTGCGCCCCTTGGAAATTCGCTCTGGGGATGCATTCTTGGATTTTCGAGCACGTCGCGCAGAAAAATCAGGCATCGAAGTGCCGCTCACTGCGCGTGAATGGTCGCTCATCGAATTGTTGGCTTCGCGTTCGGGAAGATTCGTCGCGCGGTCCGAGATTCTGGATGTGGTTTGGAGTGGCGATACGGAAGCGACGGCGAGCCTCGAGGTCTTGGTTGGGCGAATTCGGCGTAAGTTGGGTGATAATATTTTGCTCACGATGCGAGGTCACGGGTATGCGCTCGGTAAAGACTGA
- a CDS encoding MFS transporter has product MSDVPSPVKRRLPATVLALGFTSLLADIASEMIFPLLPVFIVSLGAAPTFLGLVEGLADATSSVLKLASGHLADRTSTKKPFVVFGYGVAALARPLVALATAPWQVLAVRVTDRIGKGIRTAPRDVLIANSVTSAESGRAFGFHRAMDHAGAVIGPIIATVLLGFGWELRSVFAVALIPGILSVLAVLTVREPAASHSEASEGVDQGLAANCLVFWNTTRSAEIRQLTCARTR; this is encoded by the coding sequence ATGAGCGACGTGCCTTCTCCAGTCAAACGACGTCTGCCCGCCACGGTCCTCGCGCTCGGTTTTACGAGCTTGCTTGCCGACATCGCCTCGGAGATGATCTTCCCACTGTTGCCAGTCTTCATCGTGTCCCTTGGCGCAGCGCCGACGTTCTTGGGTCTCGTCGAGGGCCTCGCCGATGCCACGTCGAGCGTGCTCAAGCTCGCGTCGGGTCACCTGGCCGATCGCACATCGACAAAGAAGCCGTTCGTCGTGTTCGGCTATGGCGTGGCAGCGCTTGCGCGACCGTTGGTTGCCCTGGCGACCGCCCCTTGGCAAGTGCTCGCTGTCCGAGTTACGGACCGCATTGGCAAGGGCATTCGTACCGCGCCGCGCGACGTGCTCATCGCGAACTCGGTCACGTCGGCGGAGTCGGGCCGCGCGTTTGGCTTTCATCGGGCGATGGACCATGCAGGCGCGGTGATCGGACCGATCATTGCGACCGTATTGCTCGGTTTCGGTTGGGAGCTGCGGTCGGTCTTTGCGGTCGCATTGATTCCGGGAATTCTCTCGGTGCTGGCCGTGCTGACGGTGCGCGAGCCTGCTGCGTCGCATTCGGAAGCCTCAGAGGGTGTTGATCAAGGTTTGGCCGCGAACTGTTTGGTTTTTTGGAACACAACGCGTTCTGCAGAAATCCGACAACTGACGTGTGCGAGAACCCGTTGA